A window from Variovorax sp. PBL-E5 encodes these proteins:
- the lptB gene encoding LPS export ABC transporter ATP-binding protein — MIETAGMSEATGAASSRLEARGLQKSYGSRKVVKDVSLGVQKGEVVGLLGPNGAGKTTSFYMIVGLVRADAGVITIDGEPIAHMPIHRRARMGLSYLPQEASIFRKLTVEENVRAVLELQREPDDKGRPLPLSKLRIEERLAELLSDLRVDHLRDSPALSLSGGERRRVEIARALATQPRFILLDEPFAGIDPIAVIEIQRIISFLKERGIGVLITDHNVRETLGICDHAFIISDGHVLAQGTPSEIVDNAEVRRVYLGEHFRM, encoded by the coding sequence GTGATCGAAACCGCCGGCATGAGCGAAGCGACGGGCGCGGCGAGCAGCCGGCTCGAGGCACGCGGTCTGCAAAAGAGCTATGGCAGCCGCAAGGTCGTCAAGGACGTCTCGCTGGGCGTGCAGAAGGGCGAGGTGGTCGGACTGCTCGGACCCAACGGCGCGGGCAAGACCACCTCCTTCTACATGATCGTCGGACTGGTGCGTGCCGATGCCGGCGTCATCACCATCGACGGCGAGCCGATCGCGCACATGCCGATCCATCGCCGCGCCCGCATGGGCCTGAGCTACCTGCCGCAGGAAGCCTCGATCTTCCGCAAGCTCACGGTCGAGGAAAACGTGCGCGCCGTGCTCGAGCTGCAGCGCGAGCCCGACGACAAGGGCCGGCCGCTGCCGTTGAGCAAGCTGCGCATCGAAGAGCGACTGGCCGAGCTGCTGTCCGACCTGCGGGTGGACCATCTGCGCGATTCGCCGGCGCTGTCGCTGTCGGGCGGCGAGCGCCGCCGGGTCGAGATCGCGCGCGCCCTCGCCACGCAGCCGCGCTTCATCCTGCTGGACGAGCCCTTCGCCGGGATCGACCCCATCGCGGTGATCGAGATCCAGCGCATCATCAGCTTCCTGAAGGAACGCGGCATCGGCGTGCTCATCACCGATCACAACGTGCGCGAGACGCTGGGCATCTGCGATCACGCGTTCATCATCAGCGACGGGCATGTGCTGGCACAAGGCACGC